From Sporosarcina sp. Te-1, the proteins below share one genomic window:
- the accD gene encoding acetyl-CoA carboxylase, carboxyltransferase subunit beta yields the protein MIRDLFTKSKKKQSITIPSKDAQNDVPEGLMTKCPECKEIIVTKDLMKTAKVCPKCDHHFKMTAWERVECLFDEGTFVSMDDHLKTENPLKFPSYTEKVKSDAEKTGLNDAVLTGIGKMNGHEVAVAIMDAHFRMGSMGSVVGEKITRVVEKATELGLPVIIFSASGGARMQEGILSLMQMAKTSVALKRHADRNLLFISVMTDPTTGGVSASFASVGDINLAEPKALIGFAGRRVIEQTVREKLPSDFQTAEFQLTHGQLDAVVHRGSMKETLSKIVRLHSKEVNSHE from the coding sequence ATGATACGCGATCTATTTACAAAGAGCAAGAAGAAACAATCTATTACAATCCCATCGAAGGATGCTCAAAACGATGTGCCGGAAGGGCTCATGACAAAGTGTCCAGAATGCAAAGAAATCATCGTGACAAAAGATTTGATGAAAACAGCAAAAGTTTGCCCGAAATGCGACCATCATTTTAAAATGACAGCTTGGGAAAGGGTTGAATGTCTATTTGACGAGGGGACTTTCGTTTCCATGGATGATCACTTGAAAACGGAGAATCCATTAAAATTCCCCTCTTATACTGAAAAAGTAAAATCAGATGCAGAAAAGACTGGTTTGAATGATGCGGTCTTGACTGGAATTGGAAAAATGAATGGCCACGAAGTGGCGGTAGCGATCATGGATGCGCACTTCCGCATGGGTTCCATGGGATCGGTTGTCGGTGAAAAAATTACACGCGTAGTGGAAAAAGCGACTGAGCTAGGATTGCCTGTCATTATATTTTCAGCCAGTGGCGGAGCACGGATGCAGGAAGGAATTCTATCATTAATGCAGATGGCTAAAACAAGCGTCGCACTTAAACGTCATGCTGATCGAAATCTATTGTTCATCTCCGTCATGACCGATCCGACAACGGGTGGCGTTTCTGCCAGCTTCGCTTCAGTTGGTGATATCAACCTTGCTGAACCAAAGGCATTGATCGGGTTTGCGGGCAGACGGGTCATTGAACAGACAGTTAGGGAAAAACTGCCAAGTGATTTTCAAACAGCGGAATTCCAATTGACTCATGGACAGTTGGATGCGGTGGTCCACCGTGGAAGCATGAAAGAGACGCTATCCAAGATTGTGCGACTTCATTCGAAAGAGGTGAATTCTCATGAGTAA
- a CDS encoding acetyl-CoA carboxylase carboxyltransferase subunit alpha yields the protein MSKTLAFEEPIIKLQEKIKELEEFTSSSEVDLSDEIDKLKIRLKNLEKDIYENMEPWDRVQVARHPQRPTSLDYIQEIFDDFIELHGDRVFGDDAAIVGGIAFFGDTPVTVIGEQRGRDTKENVKRNFGMPHPEGYRKALRLMKQAEKFQRPIICLIDTKGAYPGKAAEERGQSEAIARNLIEMAGLKVPVISIVIGEGASGGALAIGVANHLLMLENSWCSVISPEGAASILWRDSSLAKQMAEAMKITAPHLEEMGIIDGIVPEVMGGAHRDPKAQSVFIKEAIEKSLAAFKGMDGESLIQDRYEKYRNVGVFSE from the coding sequence ATGAGTAAAACATTGGCATTTGAAGAACCGATTATTAAACTACAAGAAAAGATCAAAGAGCTTGAGGAGTTCACCAGTTCTTCCGAGGTGGATTTGTCTGATGAAATCGACAAGCTGAAAATCAGGCTGAAGAATCTGGAGAAGGATATCTATGAAAACATGGAGCCCTGGGACCGGGTTCAAGTGGCAAGGCATCCCCAACGTCCGACCTCGCTCGACTATATTCAAGAGATCTTCGATGACTTCATTGAATTGCATGGTGATCGTGTATTTGGCGATGATGCAGCCATTGTCGGCGGTATCGCATTTTTCGGTGATACGCCCGTCACTGTGATCGGCGAGCAGCGTGGACGGGATACAAAGGAAAACGTCAAACGGAATTTTGGCATGCCACATCCAGAAGGTTATCGTAAAGCTCTCCGTCTGATGAAGCAGGCGGAGAAATTTCAAAGGCCGATCATCTGCTTGATCGATACGAAAGGTGCCTATCCTGGAAAAGCGGCGGAAGAGCGTGGACAAAGTGAAGCAATCGCCCGCAACTTAATCGAAATGGCCGGATTGAAAGTGCCTGTCATCTCCATCGTAATTGGAGAAGGGGCAAGCGGTGGAGCGTTGGCGATTGGTGTTGCGAATCATTTATTAATGCTTGAGAATTCCTGGTGCTCTGTCATTTCTCCGGAAGGAGCCGCATCCATTCTGTGGAGAGATTCCTCATTGGCCAAGCAGATGGCGGAAGCAATGAAAATAACAGCTCCGCATTTGGAGGAAATGGGCATTATCGATGGGATTGTTCCTGAAGTAATGGGAGGAGCACACCGGGATCCGAAAGCGCAATCCGTTTTTATCAAGGAAGCTATTGAGAAATCCTTGGCCGCCTTCAAAGGAATGGATGGGGAGAGTTTAATACAAGATCGGTATGAGAAATATAGGAATGTAGGGGTATTTAGTGAATAA
- the pfkA gene encoding 6-phosphofructokinase, with amino-acid sequence MRKIAVLTSGGDAPGMNAAVRAVVRKAIFEELEVAGVFNGYQGLIEGKIELLQLGSVGDIIQRGGTMLRSARSPEFMTEEGRLKAMRHIKDHSIDGLVVIGGDGSFRGARELMRLGLPCVCVPATIDNDINGTDFTIGFDSALNTVIDAIDKIRDTASSHERTFIIEVMGRDAGDLALWAGLAGGAETILIPEEQYDLADIVDRLQSGTGRGKKHSIIIVAEGVMSGNELADLLKKEADIETRVSVLGHIQRGGSPTARDRVIASQFGARAVELLKEGRGGVAIGMQNQMVVDYDLDEVFAEENHALDMELYKLSKQLSI; translated from the coding sequence ATGAGGAAAATAGCTGTTTTGACGAGCGGTGGCGATGCGCCAGGCATGAATGCCGCCGTCCGTGCCGTTGTAAGAAAAGCGATTTTCGAAGAATTGGAGGTCGCCGGCGTGTTTAATGGATATCAAGGCCTGATTGAAGGGAAAATTGAACTCCTGCAGCTTGGGTCTGTTGGTGATATCATTCAACGGGGCGGTACCATGCTGCGTTCAGCTCGCTCTCCCGAATTCATGACAGAAGAGGGGCGCTTAAAAGCGATGCGGCATATTAAGGACCACAGCATTGATGGTCTTGTCGTAATTGGGGGAGACGGTTCGTTCCGGGGAGCAAGGGAATTGATGCGGCTTGGCCTTCCTTGTGTATGTGTACCAGCCACAATTGACAATGATATAAACGGGACAGATTTCACAATCGGGTTTGACTCCGCGTTAAATACGGTCATCGATGCAATTGATAAAATCCGTGATACCGCTTCTTCTCATGAGAGAACGTTCATTATCGAGGTAATGGGACGTGATGCGGGCGATTTGGCTCTTTGGGCCGGGTTGGCAGGCGGAGCGGAAACGATTTTAATTCCAGAGGAGCAATATGATTTAGCTGATATTGTGGATCGTCTTCAAAGCGGTACGGGGCGCGGTAAGAAGCATAGTATCATTATTGTAGCGGAAGGCGTTATGTCAGGAAATGAACTGGCAGATTTGCTGAAAAAAGAAGCGGATATCGAAACGCGAGTATCTGTTCTTGGGCATATTCAACGTGGCGGCTCCCCGACAGCAAGAGACCGAGTCATCGCAAGCCAATTTGGAGCGCGAGCGGTAGAGTTGTTGAAAGAAGGCCGCGGCGGAGTTGCGATTGGAATGCAAAATCAGATGGTGGTAGACTATGATTTGGATGAAGTATTTGCGGAAGAAAATCATGCCTTGGATATGGAGCTTTATAAACTCTCCAAACAGTTATCCATCTAA
- the pyk gene encoding pyruvate kinase produces MRKTKIVCTIGPASEAPEILESLIDAGMNVARLNFSHGSHEEHRARIQSIRAAANKKGKIVGILLDTKGPEIRTHTMENGQVELITGKAIDISMKEVVGNEDMFSVTYEKLIEDVDKGSTILLDDGLIQLEVTGKDKKQGVIHTIVINSGTLKNKKGVNVPGVSVQLPGITEKDKEDILFGISEGVDFIAASFVRRASDVMEIRELLESNNGTDIHIIPKIENQEGVENLDEILTVSDGLMVARGDLGVEIPAEEVPLVQKRMIEKCNQAGKPVITATQMLDSMQRNPRPTRAEASDVANAILDGSDAIMLSGETAAGLYPVESVRTMDRIAITTEDAVDYRAVVSTRRREKQGNMTEAIGQAAAYTAINLKVKAVLAPTESGHTAKMIAKYRPGCPIIAVSSSAVCAKKLTLVWGIYPIISKKVKSIDEVLQDTVEESVKHQYVTHGDVVIITAGVPVGEAGTTNLMKIHVIGDMLARGQGIGKSVAFGRAVVAHNAQEALAYDTEGAILVTNSSDKDMMQAIEKCAGLITEEGGLTSHAAVVGLSLGIPVIVGVEKATELIIHGNDITMDAESGVVYNGHARVL; encoded by the coding sequence ATGAGAAAAACGAAAATAGTGTGTACAATTGGACCGGCAAGTGAGGCTCCTGAAATTCTTGAAAGTTTAATCGATGCAGGTATGAATGTGGCCCGTTTGAATTTCTCGCACGGCTCACACGAAGAACATCGTGCACGGATCCAATCCATCAGGGCAGCGGCGAATAAGAAAGGGAAAATTGTTGGTATCCTATTGGATACAAAAGGCCCGGAAATTCGTACACATACGATGGAGAATGGGCAAGTGGAATTGATTACAGGCAAAGCGATCGATATTTCAATGAAAGAAGTAGTCGGGAATGAAGATATGTTTTCCGTCACATATGAAAAATTGATTGAAGATGTAGATAAAGGCTCAACAATCCTACTGGATGATGGTTTAATCCAATTGGAGGTAACCGGAAAAGACAAAAAGCAAGGGGTAATCCATACGATCGTCATCAATTCCGGTACTCTGAAAAATAAGAAAGGCGTCAACGTACCTGGTGTTTCCGTTCAATTGCCGGGAATTACGGAAAAAGATAAAGAAGATATTCTTTTCGGAATCTCGGAAGGTGTTGACTTTATTGCAGCCTCATTCGTGCGCCGTGCATCTGATGTAATGGAAATCCGTGAATTACTTGAGTCAAACAACGGAACGGACATCCACATCATTCCGAAGATTGAAAACCAAGAAGGTGTAGAAAATCTGGACGAGATTTTAACGGTTTCTGACGGATTGATGGTGGCACGCGGAGACTTGGGCGTTGAAATCCCTGCTGAAGAGGTCCCGCTCGTTCAGAAAAGAATGATTGAGAAGTGCAATCAGGCAGGAAAGCCAGTTATCACAGCTACACAGATGCTGGATTCGATGCAGCGCAATCCACGTCCGACCCGTGCAGAGGCGAGTGACGTTGCCAATGCGATCCTTGATGGTTCTGATGCAATCATGCTTTCAGGCGAAACGGCAGCCGGCCTATACCCTGTGGAATCAGTACGGACAATGGACCGCATTGCCATTACGACTGAAGATGCGGTGGATTATCGGGCAGTCGTGTCTACGCGCCGCCGTGAAAAGCAAGGCAATATGACCGAAGCGATCGGACAAGCAGCCGCTTATACGGCGATCAATTTGAAAGTAAAAGCGGTATTGGCGCCGACGGAAAGCGGACATACAGCAAAAATGATCGCCAAGTACCGTCCGGGCTGTCCGATTATCGCCGTTAGCTCATCAGCTGTCTGTGCGAAGAAATTGACGCTCGTTTGGGGCATCTACCCGATCATCAGCAAGAAAGTAAAATCGATTGATGAAGTCTTGCAGGATACAGTGGAAGAAAGCGTAAAACATCAATACGTCACACATGGTGACGTAGTCATTATTACGGCAGGCGTCCCGGTAGGAGAAGCGGGAACGACCAACTTGATGAAAATCCATGTCATTGGAGATATGCTGGCTCGCGGTCAAGGGATCGGCAAATCCGTAGCGTTTGGCAGAGCGGTAGTCGCGCATAATGCACAGGAAGCTCTAGCCTATGACACGGAAGGCGCTATATTAGTGACAAATTCGTCTGACAAAGATATGATGCAAGCCATTGAAAAATGTGCTGGTTTGATAACCGAAGAAGGCGGGCTGACAAGTCACGCCGCTGTAGTGGGACTTAGTCTTGGCATCCCAGTAATTGTCGGGGTGGAAAAAGCGACCGAATTGATCATTCACGGCAATGATATAACGATGGATGCAGAGTCGGGCGTTGTCTATAATGGCCATGCAAGGGTACTGTAA
- a CDS encoding FxsA family protein translates to MRWLVLAFILIPSTEIALLIYSGKTLGVFPTIALLFLTGIGGAYLAKRQGFKAWHDLQTRMRTMETPGNALIDSVCIFMGGILLIIPGFITDLIGLLLLFPGPRNLVRPFILRWLYKKMQKGNIIIR, encoded by the coding sequence ATGAGATGGTTAGTACTGGCGTTTATTTTAATCCCTTCAACGGAGATCGCTTTATTAATCTATTCAGGAAAAACGCTCGGGGTATTTCCGACGATTGCATTGCTCTTCCTAACGGGTATTGGCGGTGCTTATTTGGCAAAACGGCAAGGATTCAAAGCGTGGCATGATCTTCAGACGAGAATGCGGACAATGGAGACGCCCGGCAACGCGCTCATTGACAGCGTATGCATCTTCATGGGTGGAATCCTCTTAATCATTCCTGGTTTTATCACTGATCTCATCGGATTGCTTCTTTTATTTCCAGGTCCAAGGAATCTTGTCAGACCATTCATTTTGAGATGGCTCTACAAAAAGATGCAGAAAGGGAACATTATCATCCGTTGA
- a CDS encoding AI-2E family transporter yields MKKRLKQQNKGYTRIIVQWLPAVIACLLVFIVPPIAIAVILAYFTAPFLHAIRAIFKLPLSLSTLIVMLVFLFLFSTFTLMTLHGLMDTVPTIERHILPFTENTDLTGKVFSFLEEKVVQYGQMLLEHAVSFLSKLFQQLFNLFLFLVAYFFALRESGKDRFWFLLYFPVSMRSSARRVFTKSGELIGTFLFVEARLFLATYIILSIGFSLLRFEAPLGSAFLVSLIDSLPFLGIGLFLLPMAAFFIYTNQLTVGISLLLLYIFILVTRQMLESYFYASTFRLKPIHAFIVTACSVYLFGLAGILLTPFLLFAALKVKEHPLFNG; encoded by the coding sequence ATGAAAAAACGTCTGAAGCAGCAAAATAAGGGCTATACCAGGATAATTGTGCAATGGCTGCCCGCAGTGATTGCCTGTCTCCTGGTCTTCATCGTACCGCCAATTGCCATTGCCGTCATTCTCGCCTATTTCACGGCGCCATTTTTGCATGCCATCCGAGCCATTTTCAAGTTGCCCTTATCCTTATCCACCTTAATCGTCATGCTCGTTTTTCTCTTCCTGTTCAGCACGTTCACCTTGATGACCTTGCATGGTTTGATGGATACAGTGCCCACAATCGAACGACACATCCTCCCTTTCACTGAAAACACCGATCTGACTGGCAAAGTGTTTTCTTTCTTGGAGGAAAAGGTGGTCCAATATGGCCAAATGCTGCTGGAGCACGCAGTCTCCTTTCTCAGTAAACTGTTCCAGCAATTATTCAATCTTTTCCTCTTCCTCGTTGCATACTTTTTTGCGCTTCGAGAATCTGGAAAAGACCGTTTTTGGTTTCTGCTCTATTTTCCAGTTTCCATGCGATCTTCAGCGAGACGGGTATTCACGAAATCAGGGGAACTGATTGGGACATTTCTGTTTGTCGAAGCTCGCTTGTTCCTTGCGACTTACATTATCTTATCGATCGGTTTCAGCCTGCTCCGTTTTGAAGCGCCCTTGGGCAGCGCCTTTCTAGTTTCATTGATCGACAGCCTTCCATTCCTCGGAATCGGATTATTTCTACTCCCCATGGCCGCGTTTTTTATCTACACGAACCAACTGACTGTCGGCATCTCGTTATTACTGCTTTACATTTTTATTTTAGTGACCAGACAAATGTTGGAATCTTATTTCTATGCTTCTACTTTCCGGCTAAAGCCCATTCATGCTTTCATCGTCACAGCTTGCTCCGTTTACTTATTCGGACTCGCAGGCATTTTATTGACGCCATTTCTATTATTTGCTGCCTTAAAAGTGAAGGAACATCCTCTCTTCAACGGATGA
- the citZ gene encoding citrate synthase → MTASKGLEGIVATQSAISSIIDDTLTYVGYDIDDLATNASFEEVVYLLWHQRLPKEDELAELKQQLADNMSIPQEVLDHFKTYSIDKVHPMAALRTAISLLGLYDDKAEDMSDEANYEKAIKLQAKIATVVTAFSRVRKGLEPVAPKSELGYAANFLYMLNGEEPEDIAIEAFNKALVLHADHELNASTFTARVCVATLSDMYSGITAAIGALKGPLHGGANEQVMKMLMEIGSEENVEPYICQKLDNKEKIMGFGHRVYRKGDPRAKHLREMSKKLTSLRGEEKWYNMSEKIESIVTGEKNLPPNVDFYSASVYHSLGIDHDLFTPIFAVSRTSGWTAHILEQYANNRLIRPRAEYNGPDKQKYVPMNER, encoded by the coding sequence ATGACAGCATCAAAAGGGTTGGAAGGAATCGTAGCGACGCAATCCGCAATCAGTTCCATCATTGATGACACTCTTACATATGTCGGTTACGACATTGACGATCTTGCGACGAATGCAAGTTTCGAAGAAGTTGTATACCTACTATGGCACCAACGTCTTCCAAAAGAGGACGAGCTGGCTGAATTGAAGCAGCAGCTTGCGGACAACATGTCAATTCCTCAGGAAGTGCTTGACCATTTCAAAACATATTCGATCGATAAAGTGCATCCAATGGCAGCATTGCGTACAGCCATCTCCCTCCTCGGATTATACGACGACAAGGCGGAAGATATGTCCGATGAGGCGAACTATGAAAAAGCGATTAAACTCCAAGCGAAAATTGCAACGGTTGTCACAGCATTTTCACGTGTGCGCAAAGGACTTGAGCCGGTCGCACCGAAGAGCGAGTTGGGGTATGCGGCCAATTTCCTCTATATGCTGAATGGCGAAGAACCGGAAGATATTGCAATTGAGGCTTTCAACAAGGCGCTCGTACTCCACGCAGACCATGAATTGAACGCTTCGACGTTCACAGCGCGTGTTTGTGTGGCAACATTATCTGATATGTATTCTGGCATCACTGCGGCAATCGGCGCATTGAAGGGGCCTCTTCATGGCGGTGCCAATGAGCAAGTGATGAAGATGCTCATGGAAATCGGCTCCGAAGAGAATGTTGAACCATACATTTGTCAAAAACTGGACAACAAAGAAAAAATCATGGGCTTCGGGCACCGTGTATACCGCAAAGGCGACCCACGTGCCAAGCATCTTCGCGAAATGTCTAAAAAATTGACTTCTTTACGCGGAGAAGAAAAATGGTACAATATGTCGGAGAAAATTGAATCGATCGTTACCGGCGAGAAAAATTTGCCGCCTAACGTTGATTTCTACTCCGCTTCGGTATATCATTCACTTGGTATCGACCATGATTTGTTCACGCCTATTTTTGCGGTTTCCCGTACATCCGGCTGGACGGCACATATTTTGGAGCAATATGCAAACAATAGATTGATCCGTCCACGTGCCGAGTATAATGGGCCGGACAAGCAAAAATACGTGCCGATGAACGAACGGTAA
- the icd gene encoding NADP-dependent isocitrate dehydrogenase, translating into MAKITMENGVLNVPDHATIPFIIGDGTGPDIWHAASRVLEAAVDKAYDSQKKIEWKEVLAGEKAFNETGEWLPQETLDIIDEYLIAIKGPLTTPIGGGFRSLNVALRQELDLYTCLRPVRYFEGVPSPVKRPEDTDMVIFRENTEDIYAGIEYKEGSEEVKKVIAFLQTEMGVNKIRFPETSGIGIKPVSEEGTKRLVRAAINYAIKEGRKSVTLVHKGNIMKFTEGAFKNWGYEVAEQEFGDKVFTWNQYDQIKEAEGTDAANKAQSDAEAAGKIIVKDSIADIFLQQILTRPKEFDVVATMNLNGDYISDALAAQVGGIGIAPGANINYVTGHAIFEATHGTAPKYAGLDKVNPSSVLLSGVMMLEHMGWNEAAKMITESIEKTIASKVVTYDFARLMDGATEVKTSEFADELIKNL; encoded by the coding sequence ATGGCTAAAATTACGATGGAAAACGGTGTATTGAACGTTCCGGATCACGCAACGATCCCATTCATCATTGGGGACGGGACTGGCCCTGACATCTGGCATGCTGCATCTCGCGTTTTGGAAGCAGCTGTAGATAAAGCATATGATAGCCAGAAGAAAATCGAATGGAAAGAAGTTCTTGCAGGTGAAAAAGCATTCAACGAAACAGGTGAATGGCTGCCGCAGGAGACACTTGACATCATTGACGAGTATCTGATTGCGATTAAAGGACCTCTTACGACACCAATCGGCGGCGGATTCCGTTCATTGAACGTTGCCCTTCGTCAAGAATTGGATCTATACACTTGCTTGCGTCCAGTTCGCTACTTTGAAGGCGTGCCATCCCCTGTTAAACGCCCTGAAGACACGGATATGGTCATTTTCCGTGAAAACACAGAGGATATCTATGCGGGCATCGAGTACAAAGAAGGTTCAGAAGAAGTGAAAAAAGTGATTGCCTTCTTGCAAACTGAAATGGGTGTCAATAAAATTCGTTTCCCTGAAACTTCTGGTATCGGCATCAAGCCTGTTTCCGAAGAAGGAACAAAACGTCTCGTCCGTGCGGCAATCAATTATGCAATCAAAGAAGGCCGCAAGTCGGTTACTTTAGTACACAAAGGAAACATCATGAAATTCACTGAAGGCGCGTTCAAAAACTGGGGTTATGAAGTGGCTGAACAAGAATTCGGCGATAAAGTATTCACTTGGAATCAATATGATCAAATCAAAGAAGCTGAAGGTACTGATGCGGCAAACAAGGCGCAATCAGATGCAGAAGCGGCTGGCAAGATTATCGTAAAAGATTCAATCGCTGACATCTTCCTACAACAAATCTTGACACGTCCGAAAGAATTTGACGTCGTTGCAACGATGAACTTGAATGGTGACTATATTTCCGATGCACTTGCTGCGCAAGTAGGCGGTATCGGTATCGCGCCAGGCGCAAATATCAACTACGTAACAGGTCATGCGATCTTCGAAGCAACACATGGTACGGCTCCGAAGTATGCTGGTCTTGATAAAGTAAATCCATCTTCTGTCCTTCTTTCTGGCGTCATGATGCTTGAACACATGGGCTGGAATGAAGCAGCTAAGATGATCACAGAATCAATCGAAAAGACGATCGCTTCTAAAGTAGTCACATACGACTTTGCACGTCTCATGGATGGTGCGACAGAAGTGAAAACTTCCGAATTTGCGGATGAATTGATTAAAAACCTCTAA
- the mdh gene encoding malate dehydrogenase codes for MTMKRKKVSVIGSGFTGATTAFLLAQKELCDVVLVDIPQMENPTKGKALDMLEAGPVQGFDANIIGTSNYADTKNSDIVIITAGIARKPGMSRDDLVQTNQKVMKAVTSEVVKHSPETTIIILTNPVDAMTYTVYKESGFPKERVIGQSGVLDTARFRTFVAQELNLSVKDVTGFVLGGHGDDMVPLVRYSAAGGVPLEKLISTERLEEIVERTRKGGAEIVNLLGTGSAYYAPAAALVEMAEAILKDQKRILPSIAYLEGEYGMDGIYLGVPTVLGAGGIEKIIELELTDEEAAALSKSADSVRAVMDVLTD; via the coding sequence ATGACAATGAAACGTAAAAAAGTCTCAGTCATCGGATCGGGATTCACCGGAGCGACGACCGCATTTCTTCTGGCTCAGAAGGAATTATGTGATGTAGTCCTAGTGGATATACCTCAAATGGAAAATCCGACAAAGGGAAAAGCGTTGGATATGTTGGAAGCTGGGCCTGTCCAAGGTTTTGATGCAAACATTATCGGAACGTCCAACTATGCGGATACAAAAAACTCCGATATTGTCATCATCACGGCAGGGATTGCACGTAAACCGGGCATGAGCCGGGACGATCTTGTCCAAACGAACCAGAAGGTCATGAAAGCTGTGACAAGTGAAGTTGTTAAGCATTCTCCAGAAACGACGATCATCATCTTGACAAATCCAGTGGATGCGATGACATATACAGTTTATAAAGAATCCGGTTTCCCGAAAGAGCGTGTCATCGGGCAATCCGGTGTGTTGGATACTGCGCGTTTCCGAACTTTTGTTGCGCAGGAACTCAACTTATCGGTCAAAGATGTGACAGGTTTTGTCCTCGGAGGCCATGGAGACGATATGGTGCCCCTTGTCCGGTATTCCGCTGCGGGCGGAGTACCTTTAGAAAAATTGATCTCAACGGAACGGTTGGAGGAAATTGTAGAGCGCACTCGCAAAGGCGGAGCAGAAATCGTTAATCTTCTTGGCACGGGTTCCGCTTATTATGCGCCAGCAGCTGCACTTGTTGAGATGGCTGAGGCTATATTGAAGGATCAAAAACGTATCCTTCCTTCTATTGCATATCTGGAAGGGGAATACGGGATGGATGGCATTTATCTTGGTGTGCCAACGGTCCTTGGAGCCGGGGGAATCGAAAAAATTATTGAGCTTGAATTGACGGATGAGGAAGCGGCCGCACTATCGAAATCCGCTGATTCGGTTAGAGCGGTCATGGATGTTCTGACGGACTAA
- a CDS encoding MaoC/PaaZ C-terminal domain-containing protein: MLLGKKRRIGRKVDEISSGEKLKLTEKIEDKDLLLYLGLTNDANPLYVQHDYASRTSFERPIVPTIMLNGIITSAISKYLPGPGSHVIEQHLSYPKQVYHYETIEVLFAVIRVELEQNAVTLKVEAIDEAEDTVITGTVVVMPPKMEDNLTSHAMENF, from the coding sequence GTGTTATTAGGGAAAAAACGTAGAATCGGACGGAAGGTTGATGAGATTTCATCAGGTGAAAAACTAAAGTTGACGGAAAAGATAGAGGATAAGGATTTGCTCCTCTACTTAGGGTTGACGAATGATGCCAATCCATTGTACGTTCAGCATGATTATGCTTCCAGAACCTCCTTCGAGAGACCGATAGTACCTACGATCATGCTTAACGGCATTATTACATCTGCGATTTCAAAATACTTGCCGGGCCCAGGCTCTCATGTCATTGAACAACATCTGTCATACCCAAAGCAAGTCTATCACTATGAAACCATTGAAGTTCTTTTTGCGGTCATTCGTGTAGAGCTTGAGCAAAATGCGGTCACCTTAAAAGTCGAAGCAATCGACGAAGCAGAGGATACCGTCATTACGGGCACGGTTGTCGTCATGCCTCCAAAAATGGAAGACAATTTGACATCCCATGCAATGGAAAACTTCTAA
- a CDS encoding response regulator transcription factor, protein MEKKVLIVDDEQPIRTLLEYNLKQSNFDTYVAVDGMEAIEMVEKVQPDLILLDLMLPKMDGIEVCKLLRQREINVPIIMLTAKGEEPDKVLGLEIGADDYMTKPFSPREVIARVKAVLRRSGDRPDSGQSAATLTSGPIMVHPEQYEAYLHKEPLEFTPKEFELLVYFMKNKNRVLTRDQLLSAVWNYDFAGDTRIVDVHVSHLREKIEENTRKPLFIKTVRGIGYKFEESKEK, encoded by the coding sequence ATAGAAAAAAAAGTGTTAATCGTGGATGACGAGCAGCCGATCCGAACTTTACTAGAGTACAATTTAAAACAGTCCAATTTCGACACATATGTTGCGGTGGATGGGATGGAAGCAATCGAAATGGTGGAGAAGGTTCAACCCGATTTAATTTTATTGGATTTGATGTTGCCGAAAATGGATGGAATTGAAGTATGCAAGCTGCTCCGGCAACGGGAAATCAATGTGCCGATTATCATGTTGACAGCCAAGGGAGAAGAACCGGATAAAGTGCTAGGTCTTGAGATCGGGGCAGATGATTATATGACAAAACCATTCAGCCCTCGGGAAGTGATCGCCCGAGTGAAGGCTGTATTGAGGCGTTCGGGCGATCGGCCGGATTCCGGACAATCTGCTGCAACGTTGACGTCGGGGCCGATTATGGTCCATCCCGAGCAATACGAGGCGTATCTCCATAAAGAACCGTTAGAGTTTACACCGAAGGAATTTGAATTGCTTGTCTATTTCATGAAAAATAAAAACCGTGTCCTGACCCGGGACCAATTGTTAAGTGCTGTCTGGAACTATGATTTTGCCGGGGATACAAGAATTGTCGATGTACATGTCTCTCATTTACGAGAGAAGATTGAAGAGAATACGAGGAAGCCGCTTTTTATCAAAACGGTGAGAGGAATCGGTTATAAATTCGAGGAGTCCAAGGAAAAATGA